The following nucleotide sequence is from Mytilus edulis chromosome 13, xbMytEdul2.2, whole genome shotgun sequence.
TTTTAGCGGGCAGCTCGTTTTCGAAGTCAAATATCATATAAGTTTTTTTCTGTCTCTAATATGAAAATTTGCAGACAAAAAACCAATTTTATTTtggaaagaaattaaaaaaaaactaaatattatcaTTCAACGGGTAGTGTCTAGTTTAAACACGTTCTTTACTTTTTAACTCAACGAAAAagtataacaataaaaatattggtGTATCAAACAATTGTATCAGCGACAGAAAAGTGTATATGTGCTAAAATGAATCTGCCATTCGAACATATAACCTCCGTGCCGGTACacagagggttgggatcccgctgacATATTTAACCTTCTCAACATTCCGTATAAGtgtgcctgtgccaagtcaggagccttttattcattggttgtcgtttgttgctgtgtcgcttatttgtgttttgttcatcTTTTGTACAAACATTAggttgtttatatttttgtttgttttgtttcgttcgaattattttacaattgttaTTTCAGGGCATTTTATACCAGACTATGTGGTAGGgtctctgctcattgttgaaggccgtatggtgaccgtaagttgttaatttttgtgtaatttttCAAAAAGTGAATTTAAGATATAAATGAATTTCAATTTAATTCTAAATCAATGTTGCAATCAACCAAGGATGAGCGCGAAAGAGAAGCACCCAAAAGATTGTTCGGTTCAGTTATTATCGTTTAGTGAATATCTCAAACTCACCGAAGAACACATCAGTCTCCAGTAACATCTTTTTGTGTCCAATTTTAAATCCATATGTACAACTATAGTTGATATTTAAGTCAAATTCAGTAATATTACGTATAACTAAGAGGAATTCTGTTTCATTTATTCCGCCATCATATTTAGAGTTGTTATCAACATGTAAATATTTAACATCAATAAATATTGTAGTTAATTCATTGTTGGTCCATTTCCCCCATCCAGCAGCTTCCTGGCAACAGTTGTGTACGCAGCATGAAAGTGATAAATCCTCACCGTAGTGAAATACTTTCTTTTTGACCTCCCAGGTCATATTGTCTTTAAAAAACAATGTGCATGAATTCAGCTCATTAGAAATGATTTCAGCATTAATGATATTGCAAACATTCTTTATTGTTTCGTTATTGTAGAAAAACTCGTGCTTATCAAGACCTTAAATATAGTTGCTCATATTAAGAACGTGCCAATCAAAAAAGgtatggatggagagttgtctcattggcactcataccacatctgcctaTGTTTATGTATCCATTTTTGTTTTCCGCAATAGAGATACAGTTATGAACCAAAACAGAACTTATGAAAGAGCCTGGTCAACAGcgacattattaaaaaaaataataaaatgaagcGCCATGGGCGCATGATTCGTGCGTTTgttttttcaaagaaaacatttcataactcctcaatgtcatatcagatggttataataaaaacaaaactaaaggTATGTTATTTTCATAGATAAAAaccagtcaccaaagtttcattaAAACTGCTCAAAGAACATTTGAGTTATTGTCATTAAAAATGGAATTATTAAAACCCCATTTCTCAAATAATAACCAAATTCAGCAAAAATAAGATAGTAATGGAATTAATAGAGGCATttgcagggatctccatggatgaaaattgaaccatggaggaaaTTTCACCATCACAAACCGTGTGTACGCCGTACAGTGAAGCGTGATCGAAAGTATACCATCCCTCCAAATTTTGtaagtagaaaaaaataattccgTATTATATGGccgatttttatcattttattaaaatattaatccaCTTGAAAAGTTTAAAGATAATATTTTGTTAACACTTTGTTGACGAAATAAGTCAAtcatgaaaataaagataactTATAAATTAAGATAATTGTATgataattaaacatttatttacactTAATTAATACtatattaaaacaataattattatataGTAATTTCAATTCCGCTCAACGAGTATTCGCCACCACCATACTGAGACGCTGCCTTTTCAACTTAACTCAACGCATATGGAGGAAGTCACAGAAATTTAGACTCGAAACCGCTCACAAAGACGATGAATACCGACGACTACTAGTACATGTAAGGCATGTAGCATGTCATTTTGTGGTTTTTAGCACTAGAAGAAGCCGATGAGATCAACATCGAAAAAACCGCTTTCGCcgactataaaattgagaaaggaaatggggaatgtgtcaaagcgacaacaacccgaccatagagcagacaacagccgaaggctaccaatgggttttcaatgtagcgagaattcccgcacccgtaggtgactttcagctggcccctaaaaatatgtatactagtacagtgataatagacgtcatactaaactccaaattgtacacaagaaactaaaattaaaaatcatacaagactaacaaaggccagaggctcctgacttgggaaagagTCAAAAGAGTACTGGATAGAAGGAAACAACCGTCAACACTGGAATCATTTCAGAAACAGCGAAGTACCACGCACCAACAACCATTGATATGACTTGCACAGCAAATTCAAAAAGCACGTGAACGATGCACACTCAAACATCTACATCCTGATTGAATTCTTTAAGAAGACACAAGCCAACACAGAAGCCAACCAGATCAAAGTAGCAGCAGGCGGGACCCAGTGACCAAGAATTTTCGAAGTACAGAAACATCAACATCTGACTATCAACACTGAAAGAACGCGTTCTTCAAGGTGAACTTAATGTCCAGGAATACGCTGACCAAACAACCTTCCTCCTCGACATGGAAATTCGACAGTAGTGTAAAGTGTATTGTACTTACAACTTATTTATCAATGATTCTGTGTTTTCTAATTTTTACCTTCATTTGGTGTTAGTATTATTCAACTAATTTAATGAATAGTTCATTTGGTTATATTGTACTATTAATTTTCCGTCACTTGAAAGCggttcaaatttttattttccacCATTTGTTTATTAGTGCTTATATCGTTCATAAAACTATTCTGTTGTTTGTATGATACAAATGCTCTTAGATAcactaaatatatatgttttattaaatttgactttttatttggtattcttaatacatgtatattattaaaAAGTTCATTTCACCAGGATTTTCTGTAACTCAAATTTTAGGTACATTCCGATAATCCCGTCCGGTCGCGTCAAAACTCAAAAGATATAATCAATTAGCCAAAACTTCATGAAAACTGTTCAAAACATCAAGTTAATAT
It contains:
- the LOC139502313 gene encoding uncharacterized protein; this translates as MRNIILHDLVIPLLLALTFVCKADIYNMTWEVKKKVFHYGEDLSLSCCVHNCCQEAAGWGKWTNNELTTIFIDVKYLHVDNNSKYDGGINETEFLLVIRNITEFDLNINYSCTYGFKIGHKKMLLETDVFFEETTSDPIVTRKEGIPAYLIVVACVASVLVIVFAIVVFVVMKYITSKSRFRSKSDVSSYRTCRQSLEQDDVSNEETETTN